A single window of Nocardioides kongjuensis DNA harbors:
- a CDS encoding APC family permease has protein sequence MTTGSVNDDAAQQSADIADGRLAGGRLGTLQIVFFVIAAASPLTVVLSTGPFSLRFGGIGAPGAMLATGGVLILFACGFTAMSKYVRDAGAFYAYVGEGLGPRPGAGTALMTMVAYGLCVIGFIGYLGVFADQSATDVLHLDLPWQVWSLLFAAIVGIVGYGQIDVGATVLGVLLTLEIGVIVVLLVAVLFQGGAESPSAAPLSVDNVFFADGSGTLFLLAFGAFIGFEGTAIYAEEAKSPARSVPRATYLAVGFLALFYTLSFWVVVYGYGVDSALAAAQGDDFLNMVFVQADQYVGGGLVTALRILIVTSFLATVIAFHNACTRYMFSLGRDGMLPRALGRTHARMSSPHIASLVLTAITYVVVIAAMIAGLDPYLELGTWLYASGVIGVVAAQAVCALAVVAYFLRDRRGHSALRVLVAPALGLVGLAVALYLMISNFSYLSGYTDTLPNALMIGAAPLCFVIGALVRRRSRRFDVAQAPEQPSSPVA, from the coding sequence ATGACAACCGGATCCGTCAACGACGATGCGGCGCAGCAGAGCGCCGACATCGCGGATGGTCGCTTGGCCGGGGGGCGGCTCGGGACACTCCAGATCGTCTTCTTCGTCATCGCGGCCGCGTCGCCGCTGACCGTCGTGCTCAGCACGGGTCCCTTCTCGCTCCGCTTCGGCGGGATCGGCGCACCCGGCGCCATGCTGGCGACCGGAGGGGTGCTGATCCTGTTCGCCTGCGGCTTCACCGCGATGTCGAAGTACGTCCGGGACGCCGGCGCGTTCTACGCGTACGTCGGCGAGGGGCTGGGTCCGCGCCCCGGTGCGGGCACCGCGCTGATGACGATGGTGGCCTACGGCTTGTGCGTCATCGGCTTCATCGGCTACCTCGGCGTCTTCGCCGACCAGTCGGCCACCGACGTCCTGCACCTCGACCTGCCCTGGCAGGTTTGGTCGCTCCTGTTCGCCGCGATCGTCGGCATCGTCGGCTATGGCCAGATCGACGTGGGCGCGACGGTGCTGGGCGTGCTGCTGACCCTCGAGATCGGCGTCATCGTGGTCCTGCTCGTGGCGGTCCTCTTCCAGGGCGGCGCCGAGAGCCCCTCGGCCGCGCCGCTGTCGGTCGACAACGTTTTCTTCGCCGACGGATCCGGAACCCTCTTCCTCCTCGCTTTCGGCGCCTTCATCGGCTTCGAGGGGACCGCCATCTACGCGGAGGAGGCGAAGAGCCCCGCGCGCTCGGTGCCGCGCGCGACCTATCTCGCGGTCGGATTCCTGGCGCTGTTCTACACGCTCAGCTTCTGGGTGGTGGTCTACGGCTACGGGGTCGACAGCGCCCTGGCGGCGGCGCAGGGCGATGATTTCCTGAATATGGTCTTCGTTCAGGCCGATCAGTACGTCGGCGGTGGCCTCGTGACCGCACTGCGCATCCTCATCGTGACGAGCTTCCTGGCGACGGTCATCGCGTTCCACAACGCGTGCACCCGTTACATGTTCTCCTTGGGTCGCGACGGCATGCTGCCGCGTGCCCTCGGGCGTACCCATGCGCGGATGTCGTCGCCGCACATCGCGAGCCTGGTCCTGACCGCGATTACCTACGTGGTCGTGATCGCCGCGATGATCGCCGGCCTGGATCCCTATCTCGAGCTCGGGACATGGCTCTACGCCTCCGGGGTGATTGGCGTCGTGGCGGCTCAGGCCGTCTGCGCGCTCGCGGTCGTGGCCTACTTCCTCCGGGACCGTCGCGGCCACAGCGCCCTGCGTGTCCTGGTGGCGCCCGCGCTGGGTCTCGTCGGCCTCGCCGTAGCGCTGTACCTGATGATCTCCAACTTCAGCTATCTCAGCGGCTACACCGACACGCTCCCCAACGCGCTCATGATCGGAGCCGCGCCGCTTTGCTTCGTGATCGGCGCACTGGTGCGGCGGCGCTCGCGGCGGTTCGACGTTGCTCAGGCTCCGGAGCAGCCTTCGAGTCCTGTCGCGTAG
- a CDS encoding winged helix-turn-helix transcriptional regulator, with protein sequence MTEVAGYDEVSTAVRLLGDRWSLLIVREMWAGNNRFTEIVEALPGLSRSLLSSRLRYLERHGIVERRDSADEDRRRKQHYALTEIGAGLAPSLRALGEWATTWDAHFRGDDAQLALDVVDAMKENIEVTALPSDRMIIQLFLADTAEGAAYLRASRGLIRGRLGHAEENPDLVVRTTPATLSALHWGHISCAQAISRRDIVFEGPTANIRAFPDWFPNRPALTAHRRDA encoded by the coding sequence GTGACGGAGGTCGCCGGGTACGACGAGGTCTCCACCGCGGTCCGCCTGCTCGGCGACCGGTGGTCGCTCCTCATCGTGCGCGAGATGTGGGCCGGCAACAATCGGTTCACAGAGATCGTCGAGGCCCTCCCCGGTCTGTCGAGAAGTCTCCTCTCGAGTCGCCTGCGCTATCTCGAGCGCCACGGCATCGTCGAACGACGCGACTCGGCCGACGAGGACCGCCGACGCAAGCAGCACTACGCGCTGACCGAGATCGGTGCGGGCCTGGCTCCGTCCCTGCGAGCCCTGGGAGAGTGGGCGACCACCTGGGACGCGCACTTCCGCGGTGACGACGCACAGCTCGCCTTGGACGTCGTGGATGCGATGAAGGAGAACATCGAGGTCACCGCCCTGCCCAGCGACCGGATGATCATCCAGCTCTTCCTCGCCGACACGGCCGAGGGCGCGGCCTACCTCCGCGCGAGCAGAGGTCTCATCCGCGGCCGACTGGGCCATGCCGAAGAGAACCCCGACCTGGTGGTCAGGACGACCCCGGCGACGCTGAGCGCCCTCCATTGGGGCCACATCAGCTGTGCCCAGGCCATCTCGCGACGCGACATCGTCTTCGAGGGTCCTACGGCGAACATCCGGGCCTTCCCGGACTGGTTCCCGAACCGGCCGGCACTCACGGCACACCGGCGGGATGCCTGA
- a CDS encoding ABC transporter ATP-binding protein, whose amino-acid sequence MSDTSQPRLALTDLSKTYDGSTPVLDGISLTVGAGEFFSIVGPSGAGKTTLLRCLTGLMRPTDGQVTLDGIPLSEPSPKMSLVFQEYTRSLMPWASIGKNVALPLRARGVPRAERTSRVAKVLAEVGLSGVEAKYPWQLSGGMQQRVAIARALVTEPEVLVMDEPFASVDAQTRMDLEDLTRRLQQDHRMTIVLVTHDIDEAVYLSDRIAVLSKNPARLVEVVDVPLGAERDQIHTREVSVFADLRGRILSTIREVQAQPV is encoded by the coding sequence ATGTCAGACACCTCCCAGCCTCGGCTCGCGCTGACCGACCTCTCGAAGACGTACGACGGGTCGACGCCCGTCCTGGACGGGATCAGCCTCACCGTCGGCGCAGGCGAGTTCTTCTCGATCGTCGGACCCTCGGGCGCCGGCAAGACCACCCTGCTGCGTTGCCTGACCGGGCTGATGCGCCCCACCGATGGCCAGGTGACCCTCGACGGCATACCGCTCTCGGAGCCGAGCCCGAAGATGTCCCTGGTGTTCCAGGAGTACACCCGCTCGCTGATGCCGTGGGCCTCGATCGGGAAGAACGTCGCGCTCCCTCTGCGTGCGCGCGGCGTCCCCCGCGCCGAGCGCACGAGCCGCGTCGCGAAGGTGCTGGCCGAGGTCGGCCTGTCAGGAGTCGAGGCCAAGTACCCATGGCAGCTCTCGGGCGGCATGCAGCAGCGCGTGGCGATCGCGCGGGCCCTGGTGACCGAGCCGGAGGTCCTCGTCATGGACGAGCCCTTCGCCTCGGTGGACGCGCAGACCCGGATGGATCTTGAGGACCTCACCCGCCGTCTCCAGCAGGACCACCGGATGACGATCGTCCTGGTTACCCACGACATCGACGAAGCGGTCTACCTCTCCGACCGGATCGCCGTCCTGTCGAAGAACCCGGCGCGGCTGGTCGAGGTCGTCGACGTCCCACTTGGCGCGGAGCGCGACCAGATCCACACCCGTGAGGTGAGCGTCTTCGCCGATCTGCGCGGTCGGATCCTCAGCACCATCAGGGAAGTGCAGGCCCAGCCCGTGTGA
- a CDS encoding ABC transporter permease, giving the protein MSLRSRVALGLVVPVAIVVSYALWSANAASPYFPPLDVILTRFRELWLFDLVASDVLPSLKNLGLGLLLAVIAGIPCGAILGRIRWMGEMFGPLLDFWRSVPPIMLIPPLVLILGIEDSAKVTIIAVGSFFPVCVATADGMRQADPTLVDAVRAMRLGPLKTMVDIYLRAGSPAILGGIQIGLQAAFVLMVASEMLAAYRGIGYLTMQAQVTFDSVTMWAGTLLLALLGFTANAVFVAIRNRVLSWHTGMRVSRASS; this is encoded by the coding sequence ATGTCCCTCCGCTCCCGCGTCGCACTGGGCCTGGTGGTTCCGGTTGCGATCGTCGTGTCCTACGCCCTGTGGTCGGCGAACGCGGCCAGCCCGTACTTCCCCCCTCTGGACGTCATCCTGACGCGCTTCCGTGAGCTGTGGCTGTTCGACCTCGTTGCCAGCGACGTCCTGCCGAGCCTGAAGAATCTCGGCCTGGGCCTCCTCCTGGCGGTCATCGCTGGCATTCCCTGCGGAGCGATCCTCGGCAGGATCCGATGGATGGGGGAGATGTTCGGCCCGCTCCTCGACTTCTGGCGATCGGTTCCTCCGATCATGCTGATCCCACCGCTGGTGCTGATCCTGGGGATCGAGGACTCCGCCAAGGTCACGATCATCGCGGTCGGCAGCTTCTTCCCGGTCTGCGTGGCGACCGCCGACGGCATGAGGCAGGCCGACCCGACCCTCGTCGACGCGGTCCGAGCGATGAGGCTCGGACCGCTCAAGACCATGGTCGACATCTATCTGCGCGCGGGCTCTCCCGCGATCCTCGGCGGGATCCAGATCGGACTGCAGGCCGCCTTCGTCCTCATGGTCGCCAGTGAGATGCTCGCCGCCTACCGTGGCATCGGGTATCTAACGATGCAGGCGCAGGTCACCTTCGACTCGGTGACGATGTGGGCCGGCACCCTGCTGCTCGCCCTTCTCGGCTTCACAGCGAACGCCGTGTTCGTGGCCATTCGCAACCGTGTTCTCTCCTGGCACACCGGCATGCGCGTCTCGCGCGCCTCTTCCTAA
- a CDS encoding ABC transporter permease gives MSEATSTLLWRPTGGVKLRQVGLAAAGFVVWLGLWQWMTTTGPMADTDGLPTASQTLSSTLELAGSSQLWSSLGTTLWLVAIALAFAVVAGIAAGVAMGFSPVVSALLDPISQVLRPIPAVVWLPLLLMVLGPAPELGIAMGFLGGVWAVLVQAQVGVRDIDPVILETSRAMCLPRRLTLSTIVLPSAVPYFATGIRISAAFILMLVIGAGILGGAPGLGQLILVAQQTGDPARVFGLVLWSGLLGLTFNSILTAGEALLRQHRGGR, from the coding sequence ATGAGCGAGGCGACGAGCACGCTGCTGTGGCGCCCGACCGGTGGCGTCAAGCTCCGCCAGGTCGGGCTGGCAGCCGCCGGGTTCGTCGTCTGGCTCGGGCTCTGGCAGTGGATGACGACGACCGGACCGATGGCCGACACCGACGGGCTGCCCACGGCGTCCCAGACACTCTCCTCGACGCTCGAGCTCGCCGGCAGCTCGCAGCTGTGGTCCAGCCTCGGTACGACGCTGTGGCTGGTCGCGATCGCGCTCGCCTTCGCCGTGGTTGCCGGCATCGCGGCGGGCGTGGCCATGGGATTCTCGCCGGTCGTGAGCGCCCTGCTGGACCCGATCTCGCAGGTCCTTCGTCCGATCCCGGCCGTGGTCTGGCTGCCCCTGCTGCTGATGGTGCTGGGACCGGCCCCGGAGCTCGGCATCGCGATGGGCTTCCTGGGTGGCGTCTGGGCGGTGCTCGTGCAGGCACAGGTCGGTGTGCGTGACATCGACCCGGTGATTCTGGAGACCAGCCGGGCGATGTGCCTGCCCCGGCGGCTGACCCTGTCGACGATCGTGCTGCCGAGCGCCGTGCCCTACTTCGCGACCGGGATCCGCATCTCGGCCGCCTTCATCCTGATGCTCGTCATCGGTGCCGGCATCCTCGGCGGAGCACCCGGCCTCGGCCAGCTGATCCTGGTCGCCCAGCAGACCGGCGATCCGGCCCGTGTCTTCGGTCTCGTGCTGTGGTCCGGCCTCCTCGGGCTGACCTTCAACTCGATCCTCACCGCCGGTGAGGCACTCCTGCGCCAGCACCGAGGGGGTCGGTGA
- a CDS encoding ABC transporter substrate-binding protein encodes MNLKLTSALLASCLAAAALSGCSGGSGSSGGTASSTYDCSKPDADSTTKVSVAGLPILTNGALYAGLDQGFFEKHGLDPEIELVPNAQGAIASLVGGNVDFAFVATASMLSAIDQGQAIRGVAQFAGIEPGYYEKMQAGEEGYTTGINGLLVHDDSGIDSPKDLEGKTVAVQDPAFTKLMVQWVIKHDGGDPDKVNYVLMPAVDAYPALQAGKVDAAYSFEPLMSGFEKKGLRNLSWLEVDVFHDGAMSYMAASNKFIDAKPDVVARFACAIAESDRYANEHPDEVRMAIAREQGVDPATYAAQKVSWFFEKPDFQSLDRVQDVMLEFGQLKKKRTAEDLMAAPVLEGQAG; translated from the coding sequence ATGAACTTGAAGCTGACATCCGCCCTCCTTGCGTCCTGCCTCGCCGCCGCTGCCCTCAGCGGATGCAGCGGCGGGAGTGGGTCGAGCGGCGGCACCGCGTCGTCGACGTACGACTGCAGCAAGCCGGACGCCGACTCGACGACCAAGGTCAGTGTCGCCGGGCTGCCGATCCTGACCAACGGCGCCCTTTATGCCGGCCTGGACCAGGGCTTCTTCGAGAAGCACGGACTCGATCCCGAGATCGAGCTGGTCCCCAACGCCCAGGGTGCGATCGCCTCGCTCGTGGGCGGCAATGTCGACTTCGCCTTCGTCGCGACGGCGAGCATGCTCAGCGCGATCGACCAGGGCCAGGCGATCCGTGGGGTGGCTCAGTTCGCGGGCATCGAGCCGGGTTACTACGAGAAGATGCAGGCCGGCGAGGAGGGCTACACGACCGGCATCAACGGCCTGCTGGTGCACGACGACAGCGGCATCGATTCTCCGAAGGATCTCGAGGGCAAGACCGTCGCCGTCCAGGACCCGGCGTTCACCAAGCTCATGGTCCAGTGGGTCATCAAGCACGACGGCGGCGACCCCGACAAGGTCAACTACGTGCTGATGCCAGCGGTCGACGCCTACCCCGCGCTCCAGGCGGGCAAGGTGGACGCGGCCTACAGCTTCGAGCCGCTGATGTCCGGCTTCGAGAAGAAGGGCCTGCGCAACCTCTCCTGGCTGGAGGTCGACGTCTTCCACGACGGCGCGATGTCCTACATGGCGGCGAGCAACAAGTTCATCGACGCGAAGCCCGACGTCGTGGCCCGCTTCGCCTGCGCCATCGCCGAGTCCGATCGCTACGCCAACGAGCACCCGGACGAGGTCCGTATGGCGATCGCCCGCGAGCAGGGCGTGGACCCGGCGACGTACGCAGCGCAGAAGGTGTCGTGGTTCTTCGAGAAGCCGGACTTCCAGAGCCTCGACCGGGTCCAGGACGTCATGCTCGAGTTCGGCCAGCTCAAGAAGAAGCGCACGGCCGAGGACCTGATGGCCGCGCCCGTCCTCGAAGGACAGGCTGGATGA